In Myxococcus stipitatus, the following are encoded in one genomic region:
- the dgcN gene encoding N-acetyltransferase DgcN, giving the protein MKSPATEKAPDRGAGRTLVEIQKPYLLFLGDVPDQLAAKTAHGIVDWRPDWCVGQLRLPGCKADCGLADLDIAQAKAKGARTLIVGVANAGGVLPEHWVGKLVEALDAGMDVATGLHRRLSSFPAIAEAARRNGRALHDVRIPDMEFATGKGTRREGLRLLTVGTDCSVGKKYTALALEKEMRARGLKADFRATGQTGIFISGRGVAIDAVVSDFVAGAAEWLSPPNAADHWDLVEGQGSLFHPSFAGVTLGLLHGAQPDAFIVCHEPTRTKMRGVQHALPSIQAVIDRTVLEGQLTNPGIQCTGLAINTEHLEENEALAFLERTGREHGLPCVDPIRTGVGPLVDELVRRFPARS; this is encoded by the coding sequence TTGAAAAGCCCTGCAACCGAGAAGGCCCCAGACCGGGGCGCGGGGAGGACGTTGGTGGAGATTCAAAAGCCCTACCTGTTGTTCCTGGGGGATGTACCCGACCAGCTCGCGGCGAAGACGGCGCACGGCATCGTCGACTGGAGGCCCGACTGGTGCGTGGGCCAGCTGCGGCTCCCTGGCTGCAAGGCGGACTGCGGCCTCGCGGACCTGGACATCGCCCAGGCGAAGGCGAAGGGGGCCAGGACACTCATCGTCGGCGTGGCCAACGCGGGAGGCGTGCTGCCGGAGCACTGGGTGGGCAAGCTGGTGGAGGCGCTGGATGCGGGCATGGACGTGGCGACCGGGCTGCACAGGCGGCTGTCGTCCTTCCCCGCCATCGCGGAGGCCGCCAGGCGCAACGGCCGCGCGCTGCACGACGTGCGCATCCCGGACATGGAGTTCGCCACGGGCAAGGGGACTCGGCGAGAGGGATTGCGCTTGCTGACGGTGGGCACGGATTGTTCGGTGGGAAAGAAGTACACGGCGCTCGCGCTGGAGAAGGAGATGCGCGCGCGGGGGCTCAAGGCGGACTTCCGCGCCACGGGACAGACGGGCATCTTCATCTCGGGCCGGGGCGTGGCCATCGACGCGGTGGTGTCCGACTTCGTGGCGGGCGCGGCGGAGTGGCTTTCACCGCCGAACGCGGCGGACCACTGGGATTTGGTGGAGGGACAGGGGTCGCTGTTCCATCCCTCGTTCGCGGGGGTGACGCTCGGGTTGCTGCATGGGGCCCAGCCGGATGCCTTCATCGTGTGTCATGAGCCCACGAGAACGAAGATGCGAGGCGTGCAGCACGCGCTGCCCTCCATCCAAGCGGTCATCGACCGCACCGTGCTGGAGGGGCAGCTGACGAACCCAGGCATCCAGTGCACGGGGCTGGCCATCAACACCGAGCACCTGGAGGAGAACGAAGCCCTGGCGTTCCTGGAGCGGACGGGCCGCGAGCATGGGCTGCCATGTGTCGACCCCATCCGTACAGGTGTCGGCCCCCTGGTGGATGAGCTGGTTCGCCGCTTCCCGGCACGGAGCTGA
- a CDS encoding metallophosphoesterase family protein translates to MDSVPELKRLHHVVTSTAVRYWLPWLLLLFAGCGVFELHPYEVRGGEQNLNVRALERLPRDTHEGSFRFAVMGDIGVFLKEAKDAMEDVARRDVDFVVQLGDLTEFSSAQEYDWVARLFDDVPVPALAVIGNHDLLGTGPQLFRHHFGSEYLTFDFGGSRFVLFDSNSREYGYPGDVPDLDRLRAELIAPPCGGHLFTFSHVPPWHSDFDPSLRGPFEHLQAERNVAVSFHGHLHRFGSDAIEGVRYVVTDALELRRYLVVTVAGPTVHVEQVSY, encoded by the coding sequence ATGGACTCCGTCCCAGAGTTGAAGCGGTTGCATCACGTCGTTACCTCGACGGCCGTGAGGTACTGGCTCCCATGGTTGTTGCTGCTCTTCGCGGGGTGCGGCGTCTTCGAACTGCACCCCTATGAAGTCAGAGGGGGCGAGCAGAACCTGAATGTGCGTGCGCTCGAGCGTCTCCCGCGAGACACCCACGAAGGCTCGTTTCGATTCGCGGTGATGGGCGACATCGGCGTCTTCCTGAAGGAAGCCAAGGACGCGATGGAGGATGTGGCTCGGCGGGACGTCGACTTCGTCGTCCAGTTGGGAGACCTGACGGAGTTCAGCTCGGCCCAGGAGTATGACTGGGTGGCTCGCCTTTTCGACGACGTGCCGGTGCCCGCGTTGGCTGTCATCGGCAATCACGACCTGCTGGGGACTGGGCCGCAGCTGTTCCGCCATCACTTCGGCTCGGAGTATCTGACCTTCGACTTCGGAGGGAGCCGCTTCGTCCTCTTCGACTCGAACTCTCGCGAGTATGGCTACCCCGGAGATGTGCCGGACCTGGACCGGCTGCGCGCGGAGTTGATTGCACCGCCGTGCGGGGGGCACCTGTTCACCTTCTCGCATGTCCCGCCGTGGCATTCGGACTTCGACCCGTCGCTGAGGGGGCCATTCGAGCACCTCCAGGCGGAGCGCAATGTCGCGGTGTCCTTCCACGGCCATCTCCATCGCTTCGGCAGTGATGCCATCGAGGGCGTGCGCTACGTCGTCACCGACGCGCTCGAGCTGCGCCGCTACCTGGTGGTCACCGTCGCGGGGCCTACGGTCCACGTCGAGCAGGTTTCGTACTGA
- a CDS encoding sigma-54 dependent transcriptional regulator translates to METLLIVDDDVSLLETLKMHFEEIEHDGQPRYQVATATSAAAGLRAAQEAMPSVVILDMMLPDRTGLEIIEEMKGLCGDARIILVTAYHDMETTIRAMKAGAFDYIHKPFPDPAALDLVVERALEYRQLSRRADEVNRENAAVRLGDIVGTSPSMQQLVKEIGKVTGSAATVLITGESGTGKELIARVIHNYSYDEPRPFIGINCSAIVDTLLESELFGHEKGAFTGATSGKPGKFELAEDGTVFLDEIGDMSLMLQAKLLRVLQEREFERVGGVKRIKLRARVIAATHRNLAEEVEHVRFREDLYQRLKVITLLIPPLRERREDIPLLVKHLLERINEKVHKRVTRVPLEVMERLTRLPWRGNVRELENVLTRAVVLAPGDVLRGDDLPSLDSAPPPEAGRPSASNIMFTAPTVDDASLIPTLDEAERLLIARAMAVTKGHKGRTCQILGISRPTLERKLQKYNLSQGQNPLGHGFTVKDDP, encoded by the coding sequence ATGGAGACCCTTCTCATCGTCGACGATGACGTGTCGCTCCTCGAGACGCTCAAGATGCACTTCGAGGAGATAGAACACGACGGCCAGCCCCGCTACCAGGTGGCCACCGCCACCAGCGCCGCCGCGGGCCTGCGCGCCGCCCAGGAGGCCATGCCCAGCGTGGTCATCCTCGACATGATGCTGCCGGACCGCACCGGCCTGGAAATCATCGAGGAGATGAAGGGCCTGTGCGGCGATGCCCGCATCATCCTGGTCACCGCCTACCACGACATGGAGACCACCATTCGCGCGATGAAGGCGGGCGCCTTCGACTACATCCACAAGCCCTTCCCGGACCCGGCCGCGTTGGACCTGGTCGTCGAGCGCGCGCTCGAGTACCGCCAGCTGTCGCGCCGCGCGGACGAGGTCAACCGGGAGAACGCCGCCGTCCGGCTGGGCGACATCGTCGGCACCAGCCCCTCCATGCAGCAGTTGGTGAAGGAGATTGGCAAGGTCACCGGCAGCGCCGCCACCGTGCTCATCACCGGCGAGAGTGGCACCGGCAAGGAGCTCATCGCCCGCGTCATCCACAACTATTCGTACGACGAGCCCCGGCCCTTCATCGGCATCAACTGCTCCGCCATCGTCGACACGCTGCTGGAGAGCGAGCTGTTCGGCCACGAGAAGGGCGCCTTCACCGGCGCCACGTCGGGCAAGCCCGGCAAGTTCGAATTGGCCGAGGACGGCACCGTCTTCCTCGACGAGATTGGCGACATGTCGCTGATGCTCCAGGCCAAGCTCCTGCGCGTCCTGCAGGAGCGCGAGTTCGAGCGCGTGGGCGGCGTCAAGCGCATCAAGCTGCGCGCGCGGGTCATCGCCGCGACACACCGCAACCTCGCCGAAGAGGTCGAACACGTCCGCTTCCGCGAGGACCTCTACCAGCGCCTCAAGGTGATTACGCTCCTGATTCCTCCGCTGCGCGAGCGGCGCGAGGACATCCCGCTGCTCGTCAAACACCTGCTCGAGCGCATCAACGAGAAGGTCCACAAGCGCGTCACCCGCGTTCCGCTCGAGGTCATGGAGCGCCTCACCCGGCTGCCCTGGCGCGGCAACGTGCGCGAGTTGGAGAACGTCCTCACCCGCGCCGTGGTCCTCGCACCGGGTGATGTGTTGCGCGGTGATGACCTGCCGTCGCTCGACAGCGCGCCGCCCCCGGAGGCAGGACGCCCCTCCGCCTCCAACATCATGTTCACCGCGCCCACCGTGGATGACGCCAGCCTCATCCCCACGCTCGATGAAGCCGAAAGGCTCCTCATCGCCCGTGCCATGGCCGTCACCAAAGGGCACAAGGGTCGCACGTGCCAGATTCTTGGAATCAGTCGACCCACCCTGGAGCGCAAACTACAGAAGTACAATCTTTCACAGGGACAGAACCCTTTAGGGCACGGGTTCACCGTGAAGGACGACCCGTGA
- a CDS encoding sulfatase-like hydrolase/transferase, producing MSRTPPATLTPAERLRQRLAEARPLLGPALLWCTLHGLLALLFFGAPLLASVDRLAPALRPLLLVGGVVQALFLGLIAFVATLPLLLLGRRYALAMTIVVALGVAMLGVDALVLSSLGFHINGLVLAVALQPRALAETGLAPHELALSGVGTLAVLSLDVWTGLHFLRRVQRPQRVGRLVACLVLVTAAERLMSAYLVFAHGGAVLHAATTLPLQAPVRMNTLLTRMTDRPPASGLKLGVSPEAGAPAASIDPSDVRFTRHPDILLVLVESLRDDFFTPEVMPNLWRRAEHGTRFLHHHSAASSTDFSLFSLFFGLEAQRRDAVVGAGRAPLLFPALKANGYRQAFFAASSVDWMGLKDTVFRDVHGGLRTDYEGRSHLRDAAMVKDAVDLARSTPRDVPLFTFVFFAGTHFDYDYPPRSAVFSPAWDGNGGLATARVPAEHLKARAWNSAYEVDTKVEELLTQWEAARGTRPLIIFTGDHGEEFREHGRVGHASDVTELQLHVPMVIFDERLAPGEVDSVTGHIDLVPTLFDMLGDTHPPEKLGDGIPMTRPDPRRYLLTTIGWEPRYALIGRELKVRFGAGLPGTELSDMWDRPLPDAQERFAAEAPRILRRLRGGDAEREEPPAPTSTATTPPR from the coding sequence ATGTCTCGGACGCCTCCCGCCACCCTCACGCCCGCAGAGAGGCTCCGCCAGCGACTGGCCGAAGCCCGCCCGTTGTTGGGCCCCGCGCTGCTCTGGTGCACCCTGCATGGGCTGCTCGCGCTGCTCTTCTTCGGCGCCCCGTTGCTCGCCTCCGTGGACCGACTGGCCCCTGCGCTGCGGCCCCTGCTCCTCGTGGGCGGCGTCGTCCAGGCGTTGTTCCTGGGGCTCATCGCCTTCGTGGCCACCCTCCCCTTGCTGTTGCTCGGGCGGCGCTATGCGCTGGCGATGACCATCGTGGTGGCCTTGGGCGTGGCGATGCTCGGCGTGGATGCGCTGGTGCTGTCTTCCCTGGGCTTCCACATCAATGGCCTGGTCCTGGCGGTCGCACTTCAGCCGCGCGCGCTCGCGGAGACGGGGCTCGCGCCACATGAGCTCGCGCTGTCGGGCGTCGGGACGCTCGCGGTCCTCTCGCTCGATGTCTGGACGGGCCTCCACTTCCTGCGGCGCGTCCAGCGTCCCCAGCGGGTGGGGCGCCTCGTCGCCTGTCTGGTCCTCGTCACCGCCGCGGAGCGACTGATGAGCGCCTATCTCGTCTTCGCCCATGGCGGCGCGGTGCTGCACGCGGCCACCACCCTGCCCCTTCAAGCCCCCGTGCGGATGAACACGCTGCTCACGCGGATGACGGACCGCCCCCCCGCCTCCGGCCTCAAGCTGGGCGTCAGCCCCGAGGCGGGCGCCCCCGCGGCGAGCATCGACCCCTCCGACGTCCGCTTCACGCGGCACCCCGACATCCTGCTCGTCCTCGTGGAGAGCCTCCGCGACGACTTCTTCACGCCGGAGGTCATGCCCAACCTGTGGCGCAGGGCGGAGCACGGCACGCGCTTCCTGCACCACCACAGCGCGGCCAGCTCCACCGACTTCTCGCTCTTCAGCCTCTTCTTCGGGTTGGAAGCCCAGCGCCGGGACGCGGTGGTCGGCGCCGGCCGCGCGCCCCTGCTCTTCCCCGCGCTCAAGGCCAATGGCTATCGGCAAGCCTTCTTCGCCGCGTCCTCCGTGGACTGGATGGGCTTGAAGGACACCGTGTTCCGCGATGTCCACGGAGGCCTGCGCACGGACTACGAGGGCCGCAGCCACCTGCGCGACGCGGCCATGGTGAAGGACGCCGTGGACCTGGCGCGGTCGACACCTCGCGACGTCCCGCTCTTCACCTTCGTCTTCTTCGCGGGGACTCACTTCGACTACGACTACCCGCCGCGCTCGGCGGTGTTCTCACCCGCCTGGGACGGCAACGGAGGCCTCGCCACCGCGCGAGTCCCCGCCGAGCACCTCAAGGCCCGCGCCTGGAACTCCGCCTACGAGGTGGACACCAAGGTGGAGGAGCTGTTGACCCAGTGGGAAGCCGCGCGAGGCACACGCCCTCTCATCATCTTCACCGGAGACCACGGCGAAGAGTTCCGCGAGCACGGCCGCGTGGGCCACGCCAGCGACGTCACCGAGCTCCAACTTCATGTCCCCATGGTCATCTTCGATGAGCGCCTGGCGCCCGGAGAGGTCGACTCCGTCACCGGCCACATCGACCTGGTGCCCACCTTGTTCGACATGCTCGGTGACACCCACCCGCCGGAGAAGCTGGGCGATGGCATTCCGATGACCCGTCCGGACCCTCGGCGCTATCTGCTCACCACCATCGGCTGGGAGCCGCGCTATGCGCTCATCGGCCGAGAGTTGAAGGTGCGCTTCGGCGCGGGACTGCCGGGCACGGAGCTCTCGGACATGTGGGACCGTCCGCTGCCAGATGCACAGGAGCGCTTCGCCGCCGAGGCACCTCGCATCCTGCGCCGCCTCCGAGGAGGAGACGCCGAGCGCGAAGAGCCCCCCGCCCCCACGAGCACCGCGACGACACCTCCGCGCTGA
- a CDS encoding HAMP domain-containing sensor histidine kinase: MNAHLLQAALLAWTPGLRVTCAQGDCAPVLRRPAEELLDRPLHLVLGVSPERARELDALARGHRRHVEFISAHLGGEDATPLRLTLGLEEGEAAACVQDLNALLEGAPPVQISRLSSSLSHEIRNPLSSVKMAVQTLARNTGLSDRDRRRLTIANREIRTMERMLWLLSEYGRDTTPNLDAHALRSVLQEATGMVALELAERRIDVRVDEEADLPRVRVDPNRLRPVLAQVLLNVAMAQPEDSAVEVALRRGPPGRVLMVLKDPAAALPPEESGTLFEPFGSRLARGAGLSLAALRRVMMGQGGDVTAEGSAEPGMVFTLTFAT; encoded by the coding sequence ATGAACGCCCATCTCCTGCAAGCCGCATTGCTCGCCTGGACTCCAGGCCTGCGGGTGACCTGTGCGCAGGGAGACTGCGCCCCCGTGCTTCGCCGCCCCGCGGAGGAGCTCCTGGACCGCCCGCTTCATCTGGTGCTCGGTGTCTCGCCCGAGCGCGCTCGCGAACTGGACGCCCTGGCGCGCGGGCATCGCCGCCATGTGGAGTTCATCTCCGCGCACCTGGGCGGCGAGGACGCCACGCCCCTGCGATTGACACTCGGGCTGGAGGAAGGCGAGGCCGCCGCGTGCGTGCAGGACCTCAATGCCCTCCTGGAAGGCGCGCCCCCGGTGCAGATCTCCCGGCTGTCGTCGTCCCTCAGCCACGAGATTCGCAACCCGCTGTCGTCCGTGAAGATGGCGGTGCAGACGCTGGCCCGGAACACCGGCCTGTCGGACCGGGACCGGCGGCGGCTGACCATCGCCAACCGGGAGATTCGCACCATGGAGCGCATGCTGTGGCTCCTGTCCGAGTACGGCCGGGACACGACGCCCAACCTGGACGCCCACGCGCTGCGCTCGGTGCTTCAGGAGGCCACGGGCATGGTGGCGTTGGAGCTGGCCGAGCGCCGCATCGACGTGCGCGTGGATGAGGAGGCGGACCTGCCCCGCGTGCGCGTGGACCCCAACCGGTTGCGCCCCGTGCTGGCCCAGGTGCTGCTCAACGTCGCCATGGCCCAACCCGAGGACAGCGCGGTGGAGGTCGCCCTGCGCCGAGGCCCTCCGGGCCGGGTGCTCATGGTGCTCAAGGACCCCGCCGCCGCCCTTCCTCCCGAGGAGAGCGGCACCCTGTTCGAGCCCTTCGGCTCACGCCTGGCCCGCGGCGCGGGCCTGTCCCTGGCCGCGCTGAGGCGGGTCATGATGGGCCAAGGTGGAGATGTCACCGCCGAGGGCAGCGCCGAGCCCGGCATGGTGTTCACCCTGACGTTCGCCACTTGA
- a CDS encoding LysR family transcriptional regulator, producing the protein MPPRKLLRHLVWLESFTAAVEAGSIDAAAEHLGVARSVVSEHIRSLEMALADGATLLERGPGRRLQLTARGERLFAGTQTPLHQLDMKRLRDLASAEPVVRLGLNPTLSLSLLGKVAQDAAAQGLKLVLSFGGPHELTRQAQTRQLDLALDFTPLPPHEGVESESLLRMPFVVLAGPGCALASSAASRQTLHVRDLEGQPFVDWLRDDPYGGANSARFAAHGVTVSEVARVESFLLLYELLRAFNACAIAPDLRRMHPFPPDIHAWPLQEEEPQAVEVVALWPSGALSLGASTLLDGLRQPV; encoded by the coding sequence ATGCCGCCACGCAAGCTCCTGCGACACCTCGTCTGGCTGGAGTCCTTCACCGCCGCGGTGGAGGCCGGCAGCATCGACGCCGCCGCGGAGCACCTGGGTGTGGCGCGCTCCGTGGTGAGCGAGCACATCCGCTCGTTGGAGATGGCGCTCGCGGATGGCGCGACGCTGCTCGAGCGTGGCCCGGGACGCCGCCTCCAGCTCACCGCTCGCGGCGAGCGCCTCTTCGCCGGCACCCAGACGCCCCTGCACCAACTCGACATGAAGCGGCTGAGAGACCTCGCCAGCGCCGAGCCCGTGGTGCGCCTGGGCCTCAACCCCACGTTGTCGCTCTCCTTGCTGGGCAAGGTGGCCCAGGACGCGGCCGCCCAGGGACTCAAGCTGGTCCTCAGCTTCGGCGGACCGCATGAACTCACCCGCCAGGCTCAGACGCGGCAGCTCGACCTGGCCCTCGACTTCACCCCGCTGCCACCCCACGAGGGGGTCGAGTCCGAATCCCTGCTGCGCATGCCCTTCGTCGTCCTCGCGGGTCCCGGCTGCGCGCTGGCGAGCTCAGCCGCCTCCCGGCAGACCCTGCACGTGAGGGACCTGGAGGGTCAGCCCTTCGTCGATTGGCTGCGCGACGACCCCTATGGCGGCGCCAACAGCGCTCGCTTCGCGGCGCACGGCGTCACCGTGAGTGAGGTGGCCCGCGTCGAAAGCTTCCTGCTCCTCTACGAACTGCTGCGCGCCTTCAACGCCTGCGCGATTGCGCCCGACCTGCGCCGCATGCACCCGTTTCCCCCCGACATCCACGCCTGGCCTCTCCAAGAAGAAGAGCCCCAGGCCGTGGAGGTCGTCGCCCTCTGGCCCTCCGGCGCCTTGAGCCTGGGCGCATCGACGTTGCTCGACGGACTGCGTCAACCCGTATGA
- a CDS encoding aromatic amino acid hydroxylase: protein MTPTELTISRLPAHLRRYVVSQDYAAYTPRDHAVWRHIMGKLRGHLAERAHPVYLEGLAATGIDAEAIPSLDEMNAQLSRLGWSAVGVRGFIPPAVFTELQSMGVLAIAADIRTHEHIEYTPAPDIVHESAGHAPIIANRRYAEYLKACGMVGFKSIASVEDQAVFEAIRNLSVVKEDPNASADEVAHAEARLDAASASRRYVSESTRAARLYWWTAEYGLVGSLDQPRIYGAGILSSIGEAVHCLTPAVRKLPLTVACADADYDITRMQPQLFVARDFEHLFEVLAEFESTLAWKRGGDFGLEVAREARTVNHLVLADGREVTGRVRESVVAPGPVAPGLTSALVRMEGPIIVSRGGKSDGARPWNGEALVVFGAGSLPERGAFKVSLSSGLELEGFAAGGGEVLALRARLGGKVLQVPAVTKLFLTPHLPSVAGGPADPETWDRWFGELEAFAAGDGEEQARARKSMALHPSLAALYREVRTLRESGKARPERLSQIAAAATDFQDDWLLRTEVDELRAARA, encoded by the coding sequence ATGACGCCAACGGAACTGACGATATCCCGCTTGCCCGCGCATCTGCGGCGCTACGTGGTGAGCCAGGACTATGCGGCGTATACGCCGAGAGACCACGCGGTCTGGCGCCACATCATGGGCAAGCTGCGCGGGCACCTCGCGGAGCGGGCGCACCCGGTGTACCTGGAAGGGCTGGCGGCGACGGGCATCGACGCCGAGGCCATTCCCAGTCTGGATGAGATGAACGCGCAGCTGTCGCGGTTGGGCTGGTCGGCCGTGGGCGTGCGTGGCTTCATCCCGCCAGCGGTCTTCACGGAGCTCCAGTCGATGGGCGTGCTGGCCATCGCCGCGGACATCCGCACGCACGAGCACATCGAGTACACGCCCGCGCCGGACATCGTGCACGAGAGCGCGGGCCACGCGCCCATCATCGCCAACCGCCGCTACGCCGAGTACCTCAAGGCCTGCGGCATGGTGGGCTTCAAGTCGATTGCGAGCGTGGAGGACCAGGCCGTCTTCGAGGCCATCCGCAACCTCTCGGTCGTGAAGGAGGACCCGAACGCGAGCGCCGACGAAGTCGCGCACGCGGAGGCGAGGTTGGATGCGGCGAGCGCGAGCCGGCGCTACGTGAGCGAGAGCACTCGCGCCGCGCGGCTGTACTGGTGGACGGCGGAGTACGGACTCGTGGGGAGTCTGGACCAGCCGCGCATCTACGGCGCGGGCATCCTGTCGAGCATCGGCGAGGCGGTGCACTGTCTGACGCCCGCGGTGCGCAAGCTGCCGCTCACCGTGGCGTGCGCGGACGCGGACTACGACATCACCCGGATGCAGCCGCAGCTCTTCGTGGCCCGCGACTTCGAGCACCTCTTCGAAGTGCTGGCGGAGTTCGAGTCCACGCTCGCGTGGAAGCGCGGGGGAGACTTCGGGCTGGAGGTGGCTCGCGAGGCGCGCACCGTGAATCACCTGGTGCTGGCGGATGGCCGCGAGGTGACGGGGCGGGTGAGGGAGTCCGTGGTGGCGCCCGGGCCGGTGGCGCCGGGGCTCACCTCGGCGCTGGTGCGGATGGAGGGCCCCATCATCGTGTCACGCGGTGGAAAGAGCGACGGAGCGCGGCCGTGGAACGGCGAGGCGCTGGTGGTCTTCGGTGCGGGCAGTCTTCCGGAGCGCGGTGCGTTCAAGGTGTCGCTGTCGAGCGGTCTGGAGTTGGAAGGCTTCGCCGCGGGCGGCGGCGAGGTGCTGGCGCTGCGGGCTCGACTGGGGGGCAAGGTGTTGCAAGTCCCAGCGGTGACGAAGCTCTTCCTCACCCCGCACCTGCCCTCGGTTGCGGGAGGGCCCGCAGACCCGGAGACGTGGGACCGGTGGTTCGGCGAGCTGGAGGCGTTCGCCGCGGGGGATGGTGAGGAGCAGGCCCGCGCGCGCAAGTCGATGGCGCTGCACCCGTCGCTCGCGGCGCTCTACCGCGAGGTGCGCACGTTGCGCGAGTCGGGGAAGGCCCGGCCGGAGCGCCTGTCGCAGATCGCCGCCGCCGCGACGGACTTCCAGGACGACTGGCTGCTTCGCACCGAGGTCGATGAGCTCAGGGCCGCTCGCGCCTGA
- the mrpC gene encoding Crp/Fnr family transcriptional regulator MrpC, whose protein sequence is MHGFNRPLGPIGSNVVAPLQATSSGMMVTANKLVPGQEAIDFKGYFKVESFPHNSTIYRPGDNTDRVYLLKSGRVRLMRIGKNGTRSVVSILRPGDLFGELFRPEGTPIEEMAIAAGEAEVWSIEGRDFRAQLEARPALAVDVVRAYAERVRALRKRVLGLTFKEVPARLADTLLTLVEAHGERCPHGGETDLRGITQQDLADLVGASRSFVSTLINEMKREGVLGNVGRILCVRDQKALRKIASKEK, encoded by the coding sequence ATGCACGGTTTCAATCGCCCCCTCGGCCCTATCGGTTCCAACGTCGTGGCGCCGCTCCAGGCGACCAGCTCCGGGATGATGGTGACCGCGAACAAGCTCGTTCCGGGGCAGGAGGCCATCGACTTCAAGGGGTACTTCAAGGTCGAGTCCTTCCCGCACAACTCGACCATCTACCGCCCCGGCGACAACACGGACCGCGTCTATCTGCTCAAGTCCGGCCGCGTGCGGCTGATGCGCATTGGCAAGAATGGCACCCGCTCGGTGGTGTCCATCCTCCGCCCGGGTGACTTGTTCGGCGAGCTGTTCCGCCCCGAGGGCACGCCCATCGAGGAGATGGCCATCGCCGCGGGTGAGGCCGAGGTGTGGAGCATCGAGGGCCGCGACTTCCGCGCGCAGTTGGAGGCCCGCCCCGCCCTCGCGGTGGACGTGGTGCGCGCCTACGCCGAGCGCGTGCGTGCGCTGCGCAAGCGCGTGCTCGGGCTGACCTTCAAGGAAGTCCCCGCGCGGCTGGCGGACACGCTCCTGACGCTGGTGGAGGCGCACGGCGAGCGCTGCCCCCACGGCGGTGAGACGGACCTGCGCGGCATCACGCAGCAGGACCTGGCGGACCTGGTGGGCGCGTCGCGCTCGTTCGTGTCCACGCTCATCAACGAGATGAAGCGCGAGGGTGTGCTGGGCAACGTCGGCCGCATCCTCTGCGTCCGCGACCAGAAGGCCCTGCGCAAGATTGCCTCGAAGGAGAAGTGA